One region of Quercus lobata isolate SW786 chromosome 2, ValleyOak3.0 Primary Assembly, whole genome shotgun sequence genomic DNA includes:
- the LOC115977063 gene encoding SPX domain-containing protein 1-like: protein MKFGKSLSNQIEETLPEWRDKFLSYKELKKKLKLIEPKSGGERPSKRARLDSGDAAEIGAGDGMSKEEIDFETLLEDELEKFNSFFVEKEEEYIIRLKELQDRVAKAKDFNEEMIKIRKEIVDFHGEMVLLENYSALNYTGLVKILKKYDKRTGALIRLPFIQKVLQQPFFTTDMLYKLVKECEAMLDGLFPKCEPPASTVVADGDDDPSTSDATNNNSLLRVPKELAEIEYMESLYMKSTISALRVLKEIRSGSSTVGPLSLPPLQFSAIEETWNKVPVLEQVAK, encoded by the exons atgAAATTCGGGAAGAGTTTGAGCAATCAGATCGAGGAGACGCTACCTGAATGGCGAGACAAGTTCCTGTCCTATAAGGAGCTCAAGAAGAAGCTGAAGCTTATTGAACCTAAGAGTGGCGGCGAGAGGCCGAGCAAGCGAGCCAGGCTCGACTCCGGCGACGCTGCGGAAATCGGCGCCGGAGACGGCATGTCCAAGGAGGAGATCGATTTCGAAACCTTGCTCGAGGACGAGCTCGAGAAATTCAACTCCTTCTTCGTCGAGAAAGAGGAGGAATACATTATCAGATTGAAG GAGTTACAAGATAGGGTGGCAAAAGCAAAGGATTTTAATGAAGAGATGATAAAAATTCGGAAGGAGATTGTGGACTTCCACGGAGAGATGGTTTTGTTGGAGAATTATAGCGCCCTTAACTATACAG GTTTGGTCAAAATACTCAAGAAGTATGACAAAAGAACTGGTGCCCTCATTCGCTTGCCCTTCATTCAAAAGGTCTTGCAACAGCCCTTCTTCACCACTGACATGCTCTACAAGCTTGTGAAGGAGTGTGAGGCAATGCTGGACGGACTTTTCCCCAAGTGTGAACCACCAGCTTCAACAGTGGTAGCTGATGGGGATGATGATCCTTCAACTTCTGACGCTACCAATAACAACAGTCTGCTCAGAGTGCCAAAGGAACTTGCAGAGATTGAGTATATGGAGAGCTTATATATGAAGAGCACTATATCAGCACTACGGGTTTTGAAGGAAATTCGGAGCGGAAGCTCAACTGTTGGCCCTTTGTCATTGCCACCACTGCAATTTAGTGCAATTGAGGAAACATGGAATAAAGTTCCAGTTCTGGAACAAGTTGCCAAGTAG
- the LOC115973658 gene encoding uncharacterized protein LOC115973658 yields the protein MCCFKLPKGLVRDLESMIRKFWWGYSAEHRKTHWVKWERLCEAKEARFFPDCSILEAKESSSGSYAWKSIIGARDVIRKGMVWRIGTGEAVCIKEDRWLPGRVNGSVISPLPSMAPEVKVSSLIDPERVAWRTEVVQQLFLPYEADMILGIPLSSRRPDDRIIWAHTPSGMWIKSGQPEKILERYLAASVPNKIRHFAWRICNNALPTLVNLHRRSIVPSLICAQCQNYPEDALHAIWCCETIKGAWSALEWIRQTAPPQPASFSDLLAGFLSCGEEFRAKIFVTSAWFLWNRRNAVHFGRPSLPVDSICSRAGNYLQEFLQAQIEEPIPIRLPPSQQWRPPDHHCLKINFDAAMFRRPSKAAVGVVIRNNAGEVEGALSSSIPMAHLVADLEALACLKAVQFALELGITRAVFEGDKAVIINALLHGAGVFASFGNTLDDIRMLSSVFQFVEFIFVNRGCNSVADALAKKAKLIVGDQVWLHDVPVDIAPLVSLDVH from the exons ATGTGTTGCTTTAAACTTCCCAAGGGCCTTGTAAGGGACCTGGAAAGCATGATTcgcaaattttggtggggataTAGTGCAGAGCATCGGAAAACCCACTGGGTAAAATGGGAACGATTATGTGAAGCCAAAGAA GCACGGTTCTTCCCGGATTGCTCCATTTTAGAGGCAAAAGAATCAAGTTCCGGTTCCTATGCATGGAAAAGCATTATTGGTGCTAGAGATGTGATTCGAAAAGGTATGGTTTGGCGTATTGGGACAGGGGAGGCAGTGTGTATTAAGGAGGATAGGTGGCTGCCTGGACGTGTAAACGGTTCAGTCATTTCTCCCCTTCCTTCTATGGCTCCGGAAGTGAAAGTGAGTTCCTTGATTGATCCAGAAAGAGTCGCTTGGAGAACAGAGGTTGTGCAGCAACTATTTCTACCCTATGAAGCTGACATGATCTTGGGTATTCCATTGAGCTCTCGACGCCCCGATGATCGCATTATTTGGGCACACACACCATCTGGTAT GTGGATCAAATCCGGACAGCCAGAAAAAATTCTGGAAAGGTATCTGGCAGCTTCGGTACCCAACAAAATAAGGCATTTTGCGTGGAGAATTTGCAACAATGCTCTGCCTACACTGGTCAATCTTCACCGACGCAGCATTGTGCCTAGTCTGATCTGTGCCCAGTGCCAAAACTATCCTGAAGACGCTCTCCATGCAATATGGTGCTGCGAAACCATCAAAGGAGCTTGGTCGGCCTTGGAGTGGATCCGTCAAACTGCACCGCCACAGCCTGCATCCTTTAGCGATCTACTAGCTGGATTCCTGTCCTGTGGAGAAGAATTCAGAGCTAAGATCTTCGTGACCAGTGCGTGGTTCCTCTGGAATAGAAGGAATGCTGTCCATTTTGGCCGCCCCTCATTGCCTGTGGATAGCATATGCAGCAGAGCAGGAAACTACTTGCAGGAATTTTTGCAAGCTCAGATAGAAGAGCCAATTCCAATTCGTCTTCCTCCCAGTCAGCAGTGGCGTCCTCCGGATCAtcattgtttaaaaataaatttcgatGCAGCGATGTTTCGTCGACCAAGTAAGGCGGCCGTTGGTGTCGTTATCCGCAACAATGCAGGTGAAGTTGAAGGTGCTCTGTCCTCGTCCATTCCCATGGCCCATTTGGTGGCTGATCTTGAAGCCTTAGCATGTTTGAAGGCTGTCCAGTTTGCATTGGAACTGGGTATTACTAGAGCAGTGTTTGAAGGCGATAAAGCAGTTATCATTAACGCCCTCCTACACGGTGCGGGTGTATTTGCTTCTTTTGGCAATACTTTGGATGATATACGCATGCTTTCTTCGGTTTTTCAGTttgtagaatttatttttgttaatcgAGGTTGTAACTCGGTAGCTGATGCTTTGGCCAAAAAAGCTAAGCTTATAGTTGGGGATCAGGTTTGGCTTCATGATGTGCCAGTAGACATTGCCCCCTTAGTTAGTCTTGACGTTCATTGA